The following nucleotide sequence is from Deltaproteobacteria bacterium.
CCCCATCGAAGGATTTTGGACACAGTTTGGACACAGGCGGCTTTCCGGGCGCAAAAAAAGGGGCTGCGGAAACCGCCACCCCCTGATTTATTTGGTAGCGGGGCCAGGATTTGAACCTGGGACCTTCGGGTTATGAGCCCGACGAGCTACCGGACTGCTCCACCCCGCGTCATGAATTGCTAAATATACCCCTCGTCCGCCACTGTGTCAACCTCGGTTTATCAACACAGGAGGGCAGACAGGTGTAATCGCGCGATCCTCTCCCAGCCCCCCACTCTCGTAAATCCCGCCGCGAATTGACTTTCGATCTTCCTTTCGCCGAAGCCGCCTGGAGCGACGCTTTGCTTCAGCCCGTTTACCCCAATACCCGCCGCCATTCTTTGCGCCGGCATGTTCGGTCCTGATCGTCATCACCAAATCTCCCGATCCAAGAGAAGCGCATTCCCGAGGGAAGGTTCGGCGGGAAGAGCGCCGCAGGCCGCGCGTACCGGATCATCCACCGGGGGGATGAGGCATAGGATCCCGCCGTACTCCATGATCTGCATTTCGGTCCCCGGCTCGATGCGGAATTTCTTCCGGAGCCCGGCGGGGATGACGATCTGCCCTTTCGACAGCGTCCTGACGGTTCCCACGGTTATCCAACCTTTCCGCTGATTCGTTCTACACCTTGAAAATAGTAGTACACCTGACAATATTCGTCGACCCACGCGACACACTCCATGGTTTTCGATTCCGGCACAGCAATTGAACCCAAAATAGTTCGTGTTTCGACAGACGAACGGGGATTTCACCGATTTGAGGTCACAATTTGTGACCTCAAATATAGGGGCTCGGATTCGGGCGGATCGGATTCTGGTCTCTTCCTGGTTTGACCAGGTCCGAAATCTGGAGGGTGACGGCTGTGGGTGTCCATCAACGAGGAAAAACGGATTCCATCAAGGATCTGCTGGTCAAGATCGCAAGGCGGGAGCATCTTGAGATCTCCGAGGGTGACAGCACCCCCTTTTCCGTTTACGCGTCGGCCTGGCTGGAGAAGAAGAAGGCGACCATCGCCAAGTCGACCTACGGCGATTACCGTTCGATCTGGAATAAATATGTCCTCCCCCACTTCGGGAACGCGCCGTTGTGCCGGGTGACAAGTCGCGACGTGGAAGAGTTCCTCGGCAGCCTCCCGGACATCTCCGCGAAGCGGAAGAACAACATCATGGTTCCGCTGAAGTGCCTGTTCAATGACGCCAGCCGGCGCGGGGAAATCGATGAATCCCCATCCGGGAACATCCGCCGGCTCAAGGAAATCAAGCCGTTCATCGATCCGTTCTCCTTCCGGGAAATGAATCTTCTCCTGGAGCGCGTCGATCCCCGTTACGAAGCGTATTTCACGACCGCGTTCCTGACCGGGATGCGGCCCAACGAGATGATCGCGCTGAAATGGCACACCGTGGATTTCGAGATGCGCTGCATCACGGTGCGACTGGAGGCTTCGCCAGGAACGACGTACGTATTTCCCGGGAAGACCGGCAGGCCTCTCGAAGTGAACAACCTTCGGAAACGGGTCTGGTATCCGGCGATCGCCGCGGCCGGGTTGCGCAGGCGCACGATGTACCAGACCCGCCATACCTTCGCGTCGCTCATGCTCGGCCACGGCGAGGATCCGCTATGGGTGGCGCGCATGCTGGGACACACAAGCCTGGACATGATATTCAAACATTACGGGAAGTTCGTCCGGAACAGATCCCGGAAGGACGGGGGAAGGTTCCTGGAGGGTCTCAAGGAGGCGGGGAAACCGGCCATCGGGAAGGACGGAAGCGACTCCGGTCGGTTATAGTACCTCCATCGAACACGAACCGGGAGGCGATCGGTGACCGCGCGGAACCACTCCTTGATGGCGATTTCTGGCCTGTTCTTCCTTCTTCTCGTCGCCGGGCGGACGAACGCACGGGCGGAAGGATTCGCGGAGCTGTATCTCGGAACGGCCGGAAACTGGAGAGCGGACACGAGCGTCTCCGAGACCCGGTCCTCGGGAACTACCTCCGCGGCGGCCACGATCGACCTCCCCTCCCCCACCGAGTTCGGGGTCCGTATCGGCGCGTGGCTCCCGAAGTACGACTACGCCGGCTTGGGCATCGACTTCGGGTACGCGCATGCCGACGCGCCCGGGGTGGAGATCACCACATTCCCGATGTCCATCCTTCTCGCCCTCCGGGCTCCGCTGTTCCGGACTCCGGACCGCCCCGGGGGACGGCTTCAGCCGTACGCCATTGCCGGCGTTTCGTTCTACATCGCCGACGTCAAGTTCCGGCTCGACGGGATGGGTGGGGACTCCTACCAGCTGAGCTGGCCCATGCCGTACGCCGCCAACACCGTGAACAAGGTTTTCGGTCCGTACCTGGCCGCGGGGCTCGCGTGGCAGCCGACGAAGCGCCTCGCGTTCTTCGGCGAATACCGGTACACGAGCTTCGACGTGGGATACGACACGACGAACTCGTTCCTCTTTCCGACGGCGAACGGAAGGGTGGATTCCACGGTCCGGGCCGACCGCGTCCTGTTCGGAATCTCGCACCGGTTCGGGACGGAAGCCCCGAAAAAAGAGGCGAACCTGTGAAGGCAGTGCTGATGAGCGGGCTTGGGGGCGTCGAACACCTCCACATCGGCGAACACCCGGATCCCGTCATGGGGGACGATGAGATCCTGGTGCGGATCCGCGCAACTGCGCTCAACCGCGCCGACCTGCTCCAGCGGCGCGGGAAGCACCCTCCTCCGAAGGGGGTGCCCGACATCCTCGGGCTCGAGATGGCCGGGGAGGTCGCCTCGGTCGGCCCCGCGTGTCGCGGCTGGAAGGCCGGAGACCGGGTCTGCGCGCTGCTGCCGGGAGGCGGGTACGCGGAGCGGGTCGCCATCCCCGCGGGCCTCGCGATGCGGATCCCGGATAACCTCTCCTTCGAGCAGGCGGCGGCGATCCCCGAAGTGTTCCTGACGGCGTACCGGAACCTGTTCGACGTGTGCGGGCTGAGCGCCGGGCATACCGTGCTGATCCACGCGGGGGCAAGCGGAGTCGGGACCGCGGCGATCCAGCTGGTCAAAGAAGCGGGGGGAAGCTCCCTCGTCACCGCGGGATCCCCCGAAAAGATCGCCCGGTGCGTCGCGCTGGGCGCCCGCGCGGGTTGGAACTACAAGGACGGGCCGTTCGCCCCGTGGGTCGCGGAGAAGACCGGGGGGCGCGGAGTCGACATCGTGCTGGATTTCGTGGGAGCGCCGTTCTTCGAGCAGAACCTGCAATCCCTGGGAGTTAACGGGAGGATGGCCGTGATCGGGACGCTCGGCGGCGCCGAGGTGGAGAAGTTCAGTTTACGGACGCTCATGTCGAAGCGGCTGACGGTCGCGGGGGCGGGGCTTCGATCGATGGACACGGCGCGGAAGATCGCGCTCACCCGCGCATTCTCGGAGTTCGCCACCCCCCGGTTCGCCGATGGAAGGCTTGTACCGGTCGTCGATTCCGTCTTCGATTGGACGGAGGTGGGGAAGGCCCACCTGCGGATGGAGTCGAACGCCAACGTCGGGAAGATCGTCCTGCGGGTGACGGGATAGCGTCGGGGGAGTAAGATGTTCGGTATTTCCGGCCGTGGGAGGAGTACGATGCGCTACGCGCTGGCGTGCCTGTTCGTCGTCGCGGTCCTGTTGACGATCTCCTTCCGCGACTCACACGGTGTGCTGAATCCCCATGTAAAGCCCGAACCGTGCGGAAGCTGCCACACCAAGGTTCCCACCGAGGCCGAAGGCCGCGCAGGAGACTACTTCCTCCTGAAGGACACCATCGACGACACCTGCCACGTCTGCCACGAGAAGACGTGCTGCAAGCCGGGGTCGCTGCACGGAAAAAACCACCCGAGCAACATCGACCGGTGGGACCGGAAATTGTTCCGCCGTCCGAAGTCCCTTCCGCTGCACAACGGCTTCATCACGTGCAACACCTGCCATCTGCACACCAAGCCGGACGGGCCTTCGTACATGATGGTGCGGATCGTGAAGATCGACGGGAAATCGATCGATTGGTCGAAGCTCTGCACGGACTGCCACGAAGGATACTGACGGGGGCTACCGCTTTCCGAACTTCCCCTTCGTGCGGGGGAACGACCGTTTCCCGGATGCTTTCGATCCGCGTTTCCATGAGGGTTTGGGCTGGCGGGGGCCTTTCCGCTCGGCGTCCCGCGCCTCCTTCGCCGCCTTCTCCCTGTCGTCCGCTTTCTTCCGTGCCGCCTGGGCGATCGCCTGCTTCACGATCCTTCGCCTGGCCCGGTCCGCCGGCGTCTCGACCCGCTTTTCGTGTCGAGGGACGTCGGGCGGCGGCCCTTTTTCCGCGGACTCGACAACGCGGCGGTCCATGTATTCGTTCAACTCCCGGACCTCCTTCGCCGTCAGGTACCGCCACTCCCCCGGCTCGAGACCGGTGAGCTCCAGGGGCCCGATGGCCGCGCGGCGAAGCTTGGTCACCCGGTGCCCGATGGCATCGAACATCTTCCGGACCTGGTGGTACCGCCCTTCCGCGATCGTGAGGGAAACCCACGCCTTGCCGCCCTTCTTCTCCAGGAAGTTCACCTGCGCGGGGTTGGTCATCTTCCCTTCGATCGGCAGGCCCCGTCGCAGGACGTTGAGATCCGACGGCCGGGGGACGCTCATCAGCTTGGCGACGTACGTCTTCTCCACGCCGAAACGCGGGTGCGTGAGGCGGTAGGCGAACTCGCCGTCGTTGGTCAGCAGAAGCAGCCCCGTGGTGTGGAAGTCGAGGCGGCCTACGGGAAAGACGCGGGTGGACAGCTCGCCGATCAGCGCCGGGGCGGTCTTGCGACCCTCCCGGTCCTTCATCGAGGTGACCACGTTGTCGGGCTTGTACAGCATGATGTAGATCTTCTCTTCCCGGACCGGAACCAGGGTGCGCCCGTCGAGCCGCACCTCCTGCGTGGACGGGTCCCACAGCGTGCCGGGGTCGATCACAGCCGAACCGCCGATGGTCACCCGGCCGTTGCGGACCATCTCGTCGGCCACGCGGCGGGAGACGCCGGCGGCCATGGAGATGTACCGGTTTAATCTCTCAATCGCCATTGGGGGTTTCGCCCGTCTCCCCCGCTTCCTTCGATGCGGCTTCGGCCAGGTCGGCCTCGGTGACGTCCCCGGGGATCCGTCCCTCCGCGGCGACGGGGGCGTCACCCGAAGGGGCCGCCTCGGCGAGGCTCGCGGCGAGCTCGTCGCCCCCCTGGTCGACCGCCCCGTCCGGGATCGCGGGCAGGTGGGCCGCCGGCCGGGCGCCTTCCACCGGGGTGGCGGAGGACGATGCCAGGAACTCCTCG
It contains:
- a CDS encoding AbrB/MazE/SpoVT family DNA-binding domain-containing protein, which produces MGTVRTLSKGQIVIPAGLRKKFRIEPGTEMQIMEYGGILCLIPPVDDPVRAACGALPAEPSLGNALLLDREIW
- a CDS encoding rRNA pseudouridine synthase, giving the protein MAAGVSRRVADEMVRNGRVTIGGSAVIDPGTLWDPSTQEVRLDGRTLVPVREEKIYIMLYKPDNVVTSMKDREGRKTAPALIGELSTRVFPVGRLDFHTTGLLLLTNDGEFAYRLTHPRFGVEKTYVAKLMSVPRPSDLNVLRRGLPIEGKMTNPAQVNFLEKKGGKAWVSLTIAEGRYHQVRKMFDAIGHRVTKLRRAAIGPLELTGLEPGEWRYLTAKEVRELNEYMDRRVVESAEKGPPPDVPRHEKRVETPADRARRRIVKQAIAQAARKKADDREKAAKEARDAERKGPRQPKPSWKRGSKASGKRSFPRTKGKFGKR
- a CDS encoding site-specific integrase; translated protein: MTAVGVHQRGKTDSIKDLLVKIARREHLEISEGDSTPFSVYASAWLEKKKATIAKSTYGDYRSIWNKYVLPHFGNAPLCRVTSRDVEEFLGSLPDISAKRKNNIMVPLKCLFNDASRRGEIDESPSGNIRRLKEIKPFIDPFSFREMNLLLERVDPRYEAYFTTAFLTGMRPNEMIALKWHTVDFEMRCITVRLEASPGTTYVFPGKTGRPLEVNNLRKRVWYPAIAAAGLRRRTMYQTRHTFASLMLGHGEDPLWVARMLGHTSLDMIFKHYGKFVRNRSRKDGGRFLEGLKEAGKPAIGKDGSDSGRL
- a CDS encoding NAD(P)H-quinone oxidoreductase codes for the protein MKAVLMSGLGGVEHLHIGEHPDPVMGDDEILVRIRATALNRADLLQRRGKHPPPKGVPDILGLEMAGEVASVGPACRGWKAGDRVCALLPGGGYAERVAIPAGLAMRIPDNLSFEQAAAIPEVFLTAYRNLFDVCGLSAGHTVLIHAGASGVGTAAIQLVKEAGGSSLVTAGSPEKIARCVALGARAGWNYKDGPFAPWVAEKTGGRGVDIVLDFVGAPFFEQNLQSLGVNGRMAVIGTLGGAEVEKFSLRTLMSKRLTVAGAGLRSMDTARKIALTRAFSEFATPRFADGRLVPVVDSVFDWTEVGKAHLRMESNANVGKIVLRVTG
- a CDS encoding outer membrane beta-barrel protein, whose translation is MTARNHSLMAISGLFFLLLVAGRTNARAEGFAELYLGTAGNWRADTSVSETRSSGTTSAAATIDLPSPTEFGVRIGAWLPKYDYAGLGIDFGYAHADAPGVEITTFPMSILLALRAPLFRTPDRPGGRLQPYAIAGVSFYIADVKFRLDGMGGDSYQLSWPMPYAANTVNKVFGPYLAAGLAWQPTKRLAFFGEYRYTSFDVGYDTTNSFLFPTANGRVDSTVRADRVLFGISHRFGTEAPKKEANL